GATAAAAAACGCGAAAGAAAGTGATTTTGATCTTTTGATATTCGGTTATTTCCTAAACGATTTCCAAATGGGACTTGCATCACTATACAAATGTCCGATAATCATTTCGATAACGACGGGGCCGGCGTTTTGGATCAATCGCTTGGTGGGCAATCCCGCAGAGGGCAGCTATGTGCCATCAGCGCTAACGCCATTCGCACAGCCAATGAATTTGTTTGAGAGTTGGTTTAATTTTTGGATTGTTTTTTGGGAGCGTACGTATTTTTCGCGCGTATTGAACGATGAAAATGAGGGATATTTTTGGTGAGTCAAAGGCTTAGTTAAGATAAAGTGTAAACGTTTGACAGAAAGCCGCGTTAAGTCGCTTGGAAGATTGTTATCGATTGTTTCAGCCGCCATTAAACCTTCCCTACTTCGTCAGTTATTAAGCGCGAAGAGAAGTAAAACTCATTCAGCTCAGTGTAGGATCCGCTGAACCCTCTCTCGCTCTCTGTGCTTCTTTGTACGGACGACTCTGTTTTTGGAATAAGCTCTCAGCTCAGTCGTAGTCACACTGCTATAACTGTTGAGCCTCTCCTCCCAATTAACTGTATTCTACAAGAACTCTGTCAACTTcgcttcaatttaattttaactgtaGTACGCGCtgtattttcacaaatattttcgtAAACCTTTCGTCCACGTTTAAACGCGcaaaatttgttacaaaaatgCGTACACGCCTCTTATATTGTCAGCTCGGACTACTGTTGACTGTGCTGCTCAGTAGGTGCAACGCCTTCCAACGCCACACGTCGACTGTTCATGGAAGCATCTTATGCCTCTTTGCGACCTACAATTTGGATGCATTTCGCTATCACCTGCGCTTGGCAGACTTTCTCGCGCGGTATCACGATGTTACGGTCGTTGGAGTCTTGCCGATACCCTCACCCTATCAACATTCTAATTTCAAATACGTACGTTTGGCCAACGCCAATCCAGGTAAAACATACGAGCCCTCCAATCGGTTTATGAAATTGTATTATCAATGGCAGCAGTTTGCCGAACTGGGCAGATATCATGCAGGGCTTTTGGACGCGCATCCACCAGGCACATATAATTTGGTCATTGTGGCGTATTACTTGAATCTCAGACACTTGATGCTTGCCGGCTGCTTCAATGCGCCCATTATATTGACCACCGAAACACCTCCCTCGTTCGTAACCAATTGGGAGGTGGGTAATCCGCGCGAGGAAGGCTACTTAACATCCGAATTCGTCGAGAGCCGGTTAATATCAAAATCTTATCTGAGACGTTTAATAAATCTAATTATCGATAAGTTCATTGAGGGGTTAATCGGCGGCGGACACGAAGTTTTCTGCCTCATACACAGAACTTTTAAGTATGTGTTTCTGCTGCTTCCTTGACAATTTGCGGTTATATCTTTCTCATGCAATTTTCTTCATGAACTCTTCTACATTTCAGCTTACACTTCAATTGCCGGAATATCAGAATGGAGGATGTGCGTCGCAATATTTCGTTGGTCTTCACCAATAATCATTTCACGCAGGGGACCATACGCCCAAATGTGCCGACGATGGTGGAGATTGGTGGCATACAAATCCCGGAACGTCGCATTCCTTTGCCACAACACATAGCGGATCATATAAACAAAGCCGAACACGGTGTTATTTATATCAATCTCGGTAAGGGTAACAATTGCACTGACTTGCCCGGAGAGCTGCTCGATTCATTGCACGACGTGCTCGTCGAATCACAACGCTACGTACTATGGCGTTGGTCGCATTGTAGCAAGCCGCGCCAGGGATCGAGAATCCTTTACACGCGCTGGATGCCGCAAAACGATATATTAGCGCAAAAGAAAGTGAAGCTCTTCATAACACACGGCAGTATGAGCAGCTTAGGTGAGGGGCAATATCATGCTGTGCCCATGCTGGGCGTGACCTACTCGAGCGAACTAGTAGGTAACGTCGAGTTTCTAGCACAATACAAACTCGCAGAACGCATCGACGCCTACAACACAAATACGGATGAAATTCGAAGCAAGCTTTTTAGCATGCTCAACGATCAGTCATATCAGGAGCGTTCGGCGCTTTACTCGCTCCTATATCGCGATCGCCAGTTGACGCCGCGCGAAACGGTACTCTATTGGGTGAACTATGTGCTGCGCTATAAAGGCACGCCACACATGCGTTCGCCGGCCGCCGAAATGACACAACTACAAATGCTCGGACTCGATTTTATCATATTTACTTTTTCTACCATATTCCTGATGTGGAAGTTTCGGGGTTTCTTATGGTGTTGCCTAACCGGTCGTATCTTTGTCAATTTTCGTAAATTTCTGCGTTTATATCTTTTTGGAAACGATTACGAGATAGTGATAGACAAATATTCAAACATACGTTACGATGAAGCTGTAGTGGATGAGGCACGCGAGTGTCAAATACGTCCTCAGACTGTTAGAGATCCGGACGCGCCGAGAGTGGTGCCCGTAAAAACGGCACGTCAGCGAAAATTCGCCGGACGGCGCAAACGCTAGACAGTACGGACGGTAGTAACACTACTACACACTTTAACAGTTACACGAATGAGTAGTAGGTCTTGACAAATGGACTTGACGCACCAAAATTGAACTCGACGCATGCGGTGGGGTCGCTGGTGGTGCAAAATGACGGACGAAAAAACGAATCTTgagtattttatatacaaagcaGTCAAGTGATCATTAAGGCTAAGCACATAGCGGTGTGAAGTGCTTAGTAACGGTAAAAATTAACGAACAGGAGAGGCAGGCATTGAACTCACGTAGTGCTGTGTGGCCTCGtcttttaagttttctttacTTTGCTTGGGCTTCAATATGTGCTTAGCCTTAGAcaattataaaaacttttagcgTAGACACAAAATCGTAAAGTTATATTATTGtgtgcataaaatttaaaagaaaaattgtatattaacaaaagcaacaaaataataaaaatatttagctttAATATTGTTTTGCGCGCAGTGCATGGAAACCTTTTTAGTGttgttttatgtaaaaaattgtataaaatgtgttttttattgtataaaatattttttaaaaatttttgtgtgctaatttgtaaaaaaaaaaaatcaaaaattatgcaatttatttgttttctatcaaattattataatatgtatattgaacgTTAATGAAACTTGTAAGAAATCGTTGGTTTCCAATAAAGACTTCAAACAAACGAaggacagacgaacggacacGTGCttctttcattaatttaaaattcacaaaaaaaattttgttgttttaaaaatatgaaaaaaaattaaatttttttctttttttacatattttttaaacaacatgTATGCGGttttttatgcaatattttttttaaataagttgaagtttgattagaaatacgaaaagactttttcgacttcccaatattttatctataaaattgtgtaatttttttttagaaaaatataagttttaccTCTTCATTACTTGGATGATCGAGCTTTGATACCTGAAGATGATCTTGTAGGAGGCTagctctatataagtaaagtAGGAGCCCTTTTTGGCCAGTGCTTAAGCGATTATCAAAACTTGAAGTTTTGTGATCCAATCAACTTCAGGTAATCCGGCAGGCAGTTAAGTGGTAGGTAACTATCAAGGATTGAAGTGATCTGACCTGAAAGTTATCTTGTGGGCAGCTAgctcaataaaaataaagctgCCTGAACAGTGTTTAAATAATTATCAATGCTTGAAGTGAGGTAGTCTTGAAGCATTGAAAAAAACTATCAAAACTTGAAGTGATGTGATCTAAACAACTTTAGGGGATCTTGTAAAAAGCGAAAAAGTTAAGGCGATTTTGCAAACTGCTAGGTCTATATGAAAAACGCAGGTACCGTGTCTAGTCTACGGGAGACTGTTTGAGGTCAGTACGTTGTTTTATTAGAGTCTGTTACAGCTATCTAttcttgattaaatttttttaaattctatatttttagtaaatattttatttttttattttatatttttaataaatatgccaataaatatatataataactttttttacatttctaaaTTCCAATCTTCTTTTATAATAAGTACTCAAAAGCACTGCATTCtgcttttttattagtttttttaactcTCTGCTACCATCAGCCgcataaaaattcattaaaaatcgaaattctttgaatcaaaaatatttcacgTTTACAAAATAAGAATACGCCGCTTGTCAAAGATTCAGACATCATAAGAAAGTAAAGCTTTTCgctatgcaaataatttttctaactaGGAGTGCTGGGTTTGAAAGGCTATCAACAAAGATGCAAATTGcatgaaaattcgaaaatattaggAAATAGTTTAATGGCAAAAAATTTAAGGAGAAATATTGGCGCAAAAAGTGGAAAAGGCAAGAAATCGAACACGAGCACGAAAGATTCACagcttgaaaatatttaatacaaacacttttttttgttaaaagtgaGTCAAAGCGTAACTAATAATGGTTGAAATCTAACTACATATAGCTCCTCAAATCATAGATACTGAATATGAGGACCTCAGTGCTGTGCAAGGCTGGTTGGCTCCTCGCTTAATCCCTAGCTTGTCCTCGTCTGGTCCCAAGCTGAACCTCTTATTTACCCTTGCTCTAGCTTGAGCTcgcttaaaaaatgtttccgttcgaaaaagagagagaaagaaaTAAGAGCATAGCTTCCTTTTGATATCCTTTATAGAAATCGTGCTTGTATAATTTATGTTAaccaaataattttcattttcaaaattttttattttcaaaatttctttattttcaaaattattttattttcaaaattttttattttataatttttctattttcaaaccttttttattttcaaaattctttttttttcaaaattatattattttcaaacatttttttttcaaatttcttattttaaaaatcttttactttcaaattttttttattttaaaatttttttgtattttcatatttttttttatttacaaatttcgtatttttttttattcaaattttttttagtttaaagaaatatttttttgcaaaattaaagcCTTTCCATTACTCTTTTGAAAGCAGCCACTAACCGCCTAATTGCACTCCACTTGCCACATGCGGCATTCACTTAGTCTGGTCCACTTATCACTTCTCCCGGTATCTCTTACACGCCATTAACTGGACCGAACTGGTAGTAAAAACGATTTAACGAGAGTTCGCTTCAACTGCTGCCGTTTTTACCGCtcattaaatacaaattacGGCGCAACTGCCATTTGTGCAACAAAACTTAGATAACTGTAGCAATGTACTATAAATACGAATTCACTTACAAGCTTGTTTATTGCACTTTATAACCCGCCATTTCTTCACTTTTCTTGCAACTccacattttaatattattttttgattccGTTTTTGTTTGCAGGCTGTTTATCACACCGTTCTTGTACGACAAATGCAATTAAAAGTGAGTCGAAAATGCAATAAGTCAAGCAAAGTTTTGCACACCACTCGACACTTGGCGCACGACGGCAAAATATGTACCCAAAGCACACCAGACACCCTTCGAAGTCTTGCAAGAAGCAAAAGGTGATTATGAGTAGCAAAGCAGCGGAAGAAGGTGCGAAGCAGAAGCTGActaatttggcaaaaaactaCTTCATTAACG
The DNA window shown above is from Bactrocera tryoni isolate S06 chromosome 4, CSIRO_BtryS06_freeze2, whole genome shotgun sequence and carries:
- the LOC120775804 gene encoding UDP-glucosyltransferase 2-like isoform X1, whose protein sequence is MSMLGNNTSHTAKVFTCAFQLLTACCLPALISSANILGFFPTFSTTTLFHHCRIAELIAETGHNVTVIGTIANARPTAPYHYIQIEVPSEQLEKLRPFEWRNRTAYWDFLKMLSNTLLLSDMALSQPLMKDWIKNAKESDFDLLIFGYFLNDFQMGLASLYKCPIIISITTGPAFWINRLVGNPAEGSYVPSALTPFAQPMNLFESWFNFWIVFWERTYFSRVLNDENEGYFCLHFNCRNIRMEDVRRNISLVFTNNHFTQGTIRPNVPTMVEIGGIQIPERRIPLPQHIADHINKAEHGVIYINLGKGNNCTDLPGELLDSLHDVLVESQRYVLWRWSHCSKPRQGSRILYTRWMPQNDILAQKKVKLFITHGSMSSLGEGQYHAVPMLGVTYSSELVGNVEFLAQYKLAERIDAYNTNTDEIRSKLFSMLNDQSYQERSALYSLLYRDRQLTPRETVLYWVNYVLRYKGTPHMRSPAAEMTQLQMLGLDFIIFTFSTIFLMWKFRGFLWCCLTGRIFVNFRKFLRLYLFGNDYEIVIDKYSNIRYDEAVVDEARECQIRPQTVRDPDAPRVVPVKTARQRKFAGRRKR
- the LOC120775804 gene encoding UDP-glycosyltransferase UGT4-like isoform X2, producing MRTRLLYCQLGLLLTVLLSRCNAFQRHTSTVHGSILCLFATYNLDAFRYHLRLADFLARYHDVTVVGVLPIPSPYQHSNFKYVRLANANPGKTYEPSNRFMKLYYQWQQFAELGRYHAGLLDAHPPGTYNLVIVAYYLNLRHLMLAGCFNAPIILTTETPPSFVTNWEVGNPREEGYLTSEFVESRLISKSYLRRLINLIIDKFIEGLIGGGHEVFCLIHRTFNLHFNCRNIRMEDVRRNISLVFTNNHFTQGTIRPNVPTMVEIGGIQIPERRIPLPQHIADHINKAEHGVIYINLGKGNNCTDLPGELLDSLHDVLVESQRYVLWRWSHCSKPRQGSRILYTRWMPQNDILAQKKVKLFITHGSMSSLGEGQYHAVPMLGVTYSSELVGNVEFLAQYKLAERIDAYNTNTDEIRSKLFSMLNDQSYQERSALYSLLYRDRQLTPRETVLYWVNYVLRYKGTPHMRSPAAEMTQLQMLGLDFIIFTFSTIFLMWKFRGFLWCCLTGRIFVNFRKFLRLYLFGNDYEIVIDKYSNIRYDEAVVDEARECQIRPQTVRDPDAPRVVPVKTARQRKFAGRRKR